From the genome of Halomonas sp. I5-271120, one region includes:
- the prpF gene encoding 2-methylaconitate cis-trans isomerase PrpF, producing MNQIRIPATYMRGGTSKGVFFRLQDLPEAARQPGEVRDRLLLRVIGSPDPYQKQIDGMGGATSSTSKTVILSKSDSPEHDVDYLFGQVAIDKPFVDWSGNCGNLSAAVGPFAISNGLIDSARIPENGVVEVRIWQVNIGKTIVSRVPITDGQVQEVGDFELDGVTFPAAEVPVAFKDPADGEGAIFPTGHLIDELEVPDDVVPGGRLKATMINAGIPTVFINASDLGYSGSELQEAINGDTEALEKFESIRAHGALRMGLIKELGEAANRQHTPKVAFVAPPASYTASSGKSVEADDIDLRVRALSMGKLHHAMMGTAAVAIASAAAIEGTLVNLAAGGGKHTAVTFGHPSGTLRVGAEASLVDGRWVIDQAVMSRSARVLMEGFVRVPGDSF from the coding sequence ATGAACCAGATCCGGATTCCCGCGACCTATATGCGTGGCGGCACCAGCAAGGGGGTCTTCTTCCGCCTTCAGGACCTGCCCGAGGCGGCTCGCCAGCCGGGCGAGGTCCGTGATCGTCTGTTGCTACGGGTAATCGGCAGCCCCGACCCCTATCAGAAGCAGATTGACGGCATGGGCGGGGCGACCTCCAGCACCAGCAAGACGGTGATCTTGTCGAAGAGCGACAGCCCCGAGCATGACGTGGATTATCTGTTCGGCCAGGTGGCGATCGACAAGCCGTTCGTCGACTGGAGCGGTAACTGCGGCAACCTGTCTGCCGCCGTGGGCCCCTTCGCTATCAGCAACGGCCTCATCGATTCCGCGCGTATCCCCGAGAACGGGGTGGTCGAGGTGCGTATCTGGCAGGTCAATATCGGCAAGACCATTGTCTCCCGGGTGCCGATCACCGATGGCCAGGTGCAGGAGGTCGGTGACTTCGAGCTCGACGGTGTGACTTTTCCGGCAGCCGAAGTGCCGGTGGCCTTCAAGGATCCCGCAGACGGTGAGGGTGCCATCTTCCCCACCGGCCATCTGATCGATGAACTGGAGGTACCGGATGATGTAGTGCCGGGAGGTCGCCTCAAGGCGACGATGATCAACGCCGGCATTCCGACTGTGTTTATCAACGCCTCTGACCTTGGCTACTCCGGCAGCGAGCTGCAGGAAGCGATCAACGGCGATACCGAGGCGCTCGAAAAGTTCGAGTCCATCCGCGCCCATGGGGCCCTGCGTATGGGGCTGATCAAGGAACTTGGCGAGGCTGCCAATCGACAGCACACGCCCAAGGTGGCCTTCGTGGCGCCACCGGCGAGCTACACCGCGTCGAGTGGTAAATCGGTTGAGGCCGACGACATCGACCTGAGGGTACGAGCGCTCTCCATGGGCAAACTCCATCACGCCATGATGGGCACCGCGGCGGTGGCCATCGCTTCGGCAGCGGCCATCGAAGGGACCCTGGTCAACCTGGCAGCCGGCGGCGGCAAGCATACGGCTGTGACCTTCGGCCACCCGTCCGGCACCCTGAGGGTTGGTGCGGAAGCAAGCCTTGTGGACGGCCGTTGGGTCATCGATCAGGCGGTAATGAGCCGCAGCGCCCGGGTGTTGATGGAGGGCTTCGTTCGAGTGCCTGGCGACAGTTTCTGA
- a CDS encoding GntR family transcriptional regulator: MTTSSPDLATPEVRTLAERVFNQLQSAIVRGDLAPGSKITEPGLSKTYGISRGPLREAMRRLETHRLIERVPHVGARVVKLSMKELIELFDVREALESMAARLAAEHMTADEIAGLREVLAVHERQADLRRGEAYFQREGDLDFHYRIVQGSHNRMLMTILCDDLYYLVRLYRTQFSASGSRPQRAFVEHHRIVDAIEAGDAELSELLMRRHVSASRANVAERYAAILDQESTQSQ; this comes from the coding sequence ATGACAACCTCTTCACCCGATCTCGCGACCCCGGAAGTGCGCACCCTGGCAGAGCGGGTCTTCAACCAGTTGCAGAGCGCCATCGTGCGCGGTGACCTGGCGCCGGGCAGCAAGATCACCGAGCCGGGCCTTTCCAAGACCTACGGCATTTCCCGTGGTCCGCTGCGCGAAGCCATGCGCAGGCTTGAAACGCATCGCCTGATCGAGCGAGTGCCTCATGTTGGCGCACGGGTGGTCAAGCTCTCAATGAAAGAGCTGATCGAGTTGTTCGATGTGCGCGAGGCGTTGGAAAGCATGGCCGCGAGGCTTGCCGCCGAGCACATGACCGCCGATGAGATTGCCGGCCTGCGCGAGGTGCTGGCCGTGCACGAGCGTCAGGCCGACCTTCGCCGCGGCGAGGCTTACTTTCAGCGGGAAGGGGATCTCGATTTTCATTATCGGATCGTGCAGGGCAGTCACAATCGCATGCTGATGACGATTCTCTGCGACGACCTTTATTACCTAGTACGGCTCTATCGTACCCAGTTCAGCGCCAGTGGCAGCCGCCCGCAGCGTGCCTTCGTCGAGCACCATCGCATCGTCGATGCCATCGAGGCCGGTGACGCAGAGCTATCCGAACTGCTGATGCGTCGCCACGTCAGCGCCTCGAGAGCCAACGTCGCCGAGCGCTATGCGGCCATTCTCGACCAGGAATCCACTCAGTCCCAGTGA
- the prpD gene encoding 2-methylcitrate dehydratase translates to MDATAEANVRPDYDSELQRIADYVLDYRIDSAEALDTARNCLMDTLGCGLLALRFPECTKHLGPLVEGTIVPHGARVPGTSFRLDPVKAAWDIGCVIRWLDYNDTWLAAEWGHPSDNLGGILAIADHLSQQRVADDRTPLTMREVLEAMIMAHEIQGVIALENSFNRVGLDHVVLVKVASTAVIAKLMGADREQLLSALSHAFVDGQSLRTYRHAPNAGSRKSWAAGDATSRAVRLADIAMRGEMGIPGVLSAPQWGFYDVLFAKTNKDQQIKPEGQRQFSLSQDYGSYVMENVLFKISFPAEFHAQTACEAAVTLHPQVKDRLDEIDRIVITTHESAIRIISKVGALANPADRDHCLQYMTAVPLAFGWLTAEHYEDAFHRDHPIIDQLRDKMEIIEDARYTREYLEADKRSIANAIQVFFKDGSKTEQVAVEYPIGHRRRREEGIPLLEEKFKANLATRFAPRRCNDIFALCKDQALLEATPVHRFVDLFVI, encoded by the coding sequence ATGGATGCCACCGCAGAAGCCAATGTTCGTCCGGACTATGACAGCGAGCTTCAACGGATCGCCGACTACGTCCTGGACTATCGCATCGACAGCGCCGAGGCCCTGGATACGGCACGCAACTGTCTGATGGATACACTGGGCTGTGGCCTGCTGGCGCTGCGCTTTCCGGAATGCACCAAGCATTTGGGGCCGTTGGTCGAGGGCACGATAGTGCCCCATGGCGCGCGGGTGCCTGGCACATCCTTCCGCCTTGATCCGGTCAAGGCCGCCTGGGATATCGGCTGCGTCATCCGCTGGCTCGACTATAACGACACCTGGCTGGCCGCCGAATGGGGGCATCCTTCAGATAATCTGGGTGGGATTCTCGCCATCGCCGACCATCTGTCGCAGCAGCGTGTTGCCGATGATCGCACGCCGCTGACCATGCGCGAGGTGCTCGAGGCCATGATCATGGCCCACGAAATCCAGGGCGTGATTGCGTTGGAGAACTCTTTCAACCGTGTGGGGCTCGACCACGTGGTACTGGTCAAGGTGGCCTCCACTGCGGTGATCGCCAAGCTGATGGGGGCCGATCGTGAGCAGCTGCTGTCGGCGCTGTCGCATGCCTTCGTCGACGGTCAGAGCCTGCGCACCTATCGTCATGCGCCGAACGCCGGCTCGCGCAAGTCCTGGGCCGCAGGTGATGCGACTTCCCGTGCCGTGCGCTTGGCCGATATCGCCATGCGCGGCGAGATGGGGATTCCCGGGGTCCTCAGCGCGCCGCAGTGGGGCTTCTATGATGTGCTGTTCGCAAAGACCAACAAGGACCAGCAAATCAAGCCGGAGGGTCAGCGCCAGTTCTCCTTGAGCCAGGACTATGGCAGCTATGTGATGGAGAACGTGCTGTTCAAGATATCCTTCCCGGCGGAGTTTCACGCCCAAACCGCCTGCGAAGCCGCCGTGACCCTGCATCCGCAGGTCAAGGATCGGCTCGACGAGATCGACAGGATCGTGATTACCACCCATGAGTCGGCGATTCGCATCATCTCCAAGGTGGGGGCTCTCGCCAATCCGGCCGACCGCGATCACTGCCTGCAGTACATGACCGCCGTGCCGCTGGCCTTCGGCTGGCTGACCGCCGAGCACTATGAGGATGCCTTCCATCGCGACCACCCAATCATCGACCAACTGCGCGACAAGATGGAGATCATCGAGGACGCTCGCTATACCCGCGAGTATCTCGAGGCCGACAAGCGCTCCATCGCCAACGCCATCCAAGTGTTCTTCAAGGATGGCAGCAAGACCGAGCAGGTCGCCGTTGAATACCCGATCGGTCACCGTCGGCGTCGTGAGGAGGGTATCCCGCTGCTCGAGGAAAAGTTCAAGGCCAACCTGGCAACCCGCTTCGCGCCGCGACGCTGCAACGACATCTTTGCCTTGTGCAAGGACCAGGCTCTGCTCGAGGCCACGCCGGTTCATCGCTTCGTAGACCTTTTCGTGATCTGA
- the pabB gene encoding aminodeoxychorismate synthase component I, with product MSSRLEITPLPYRTDPLGYFAPLRERRGAVLLDSGRPHGPGGRYDIISAEPIALMSVNPAGQVSGDSDTPLPEEPIAAQKALLSRLDVEAPESDLPFLGGLIGYWSYDFGRCLEPINGKAKDAVELPWSRIGLYDWAIIQDHARGESFLVADQRRRVQVETWLATEAPSTTPFAITAPFAGEQDRMGYGERFRAVQRYIHAGDCYQINLTQRFSAPYQGDLWQAYLRLRKATPTPFAGYMAWEDKAVLSLSPERFLQCHAGRVEARPIKGTRPRGDTPEQDAALAQALKASAKDRAENVMIVDLLRNDLGRACAPGSVRVPQLCGLESYANVHHLVSVVEGRLADDQAPLDILAAAFPGGSITGAPKIRAMQIIDELEPSRRSVYCGSLGYIDQRGHMDTSIAIRTVVASGGQLHLWGGGGLVADSEEDAEYLETLDKIRHLLTALSDSD from the coding sequence ATGAGTTCACGACTGGAAATCACGCCGCTGCCCTACCGGACGGATCCGCTCGGCTATTTTGCGCCGCTACGCGAGCGTCGCGGCGCCGTATTACTGGACAGCGGGCGCCCTCATGGCCCCGGAGGGCGCTATGACATCATCAGTGCCGAGCCGATCGCGCTGATGAGCGTCAATCCCGCGGGCCAGGTCAGCGGCGACAGCGATACACCGCTTCCCGAGGAGCCCATCGCCGCCCAGAAGGCGCTGCTGTCACGGCTCGATGTCGAAGCACCTGAGAGCGACCTGCCCTTCCTCGGCGGCCTGATCGGGTATTGGAGCTACGACTTCGGCCGCTGCCTTGAGCCGATCAACGGCAAGGCCAAGGACGCCGTCGAGCTGCCCTGGAGCCGGATCGGTCTCTATGACTGGGCGATCATCCAGGATCATGCCCGGGGCGAGAGCTTCCTGGTGGCCGATCAGCGTCGGCGCGTCCAGGTGGAAACCTGGCTGGCCACCGAGGCACCGAGCACCACCCCCTTCGCAATCACCGCCCCTTTCGCGGGCGAGCAGGACCGGATGGGCTATGGCGAGCGCTTTCGTGCCGTCCAGCGCTACATTCATGCCGGCGACTGCTACCAGATCAATCTGACCCAGCGCTTTAGCGCCCCCTACCAGGGCGACCTCTGGCAGGCCTACTTGCGGCTGCGCAAGGCGACGCCCACGCCTTTCGCCGGCTACATGGCATGGGAAGACAAGGCCGTGCTGTCGCTGTCACCGGAGCGTTTCCTGCAATGTCATGCCGGCCGTGTCGAGGCACGCCCCATCAAGGGCACAAGACCGCGGGGCGACACGCCCGAGCAGGATGCGGCGCTGGCACAGGCGCTCAAGGCCAGCGCCAAGGACCGCGCAGAAAACGTGATGATTGTCGATCTGCTGCGCAACGACCTGGGGCGGGCCTGCGCACCGGGGAGCGTCAGGGTGCCACAGCTGTGCGGTCTTGAGAGCTATGCCAACGTCCACCACCTGGTCAGCGTGGTCGAGGGCCGGCTTGCCGATGATCAGGCGCCACTGGATATTCTGGCGGCCGCCTTCCCCGGCGGGTCAATCACCGGCGCACCGAAGATCCGCGCCATGCAGATCATCGACGAACTGGAACCCAGCCGTCGCAGCGTCTACTGCGGAAGCCTTGGCTATATCGACCAGCGTGGGCATATGGACACCTCGATCGCCATCCGTACCGTCGTTGCCAGTGGTGGGCAGCTGCATCTGTGGGGCGGCGGCGGTCTGGTCGCGGACTCGGAAGAAGATGCCGAATACCTCGAGACCCTGGACAAGATCCGACATCTCCTGACGGCGCTTAGCGATAGCGACTAA
- the prpC gene encoding 2-methylcitrate synthase, which produces MAEQPKAGAGLRGQSAGSTALCTVGKSGSGLTYRGYDIHDLAEHARFEEVAYLLLKGKLPNQAELDAYITKLKGLRALPDALKKVLEQIPADAHPMDVMRTGASMLGNLETEQSFDEQQDVADRLLAALPSIICYWYRFTHEGVRIDTVTDDASVGGHFLHLLRDEPASELHARVMNVSLILYAEHEFNASTFNARVCASTLSDMHSCVTGAIGTLRGPLHGGANEAAMAMIEGWQSPEEAEREVMGMLARKDKIMGFGHAIYRDSDPRNALIKQWSKKLAEDVGDSVLYPVSERVESVMWREKKLFCNADFFHASAYHFMGIPTKLFTPIFVCSRVTGWCAHVFEQRDNNRIIRPSADYSGPEPQAWVPVEQRD; this is translated from the coding sequence ATGGCAGAACAACCCAAGGCAGGCGCGGGTCTGCGCGGCCAGAGCGCGGGCAGTACCGCTCTGTGCACTGTCGGCAAGAGCGGTTCCGGGCTGACCTATCGCGGTTACGATATCCACGATCTGGCGGAGCATGCACGCTTCGAGGAAGTCGCCTACCTGCTGCTCAAGGGCAAGCTGCCGAATCAGGCTGAGCTCGATGCCTATATCACCAAGCTCAAGGGGCTACGCGCCCTGCCTGATGCGCTGAAAAAGGTCCTCGAGCAGATTCCCGCCGACGCCCATCCGATGGATGTGATGCGCACCGGGGCATCGATGCTTGGCAACCTGGAAACCGAGCAGAGCTTCGATGAGCAGCAGGACGTGGCGGATCGACTGCTGGCGGCGCTGCCATCGATCATCTGCTACTGGTATCGCTTCACTCATGAGGGAGTGCGCATCGATACCGTGACCGATGATGCTTCGGTGGGCGGGCACTTCCTGCATCTGTTGCGCGACGAACCAGCCTCCGAGCTGCATGCCCGGGTCATGAACGTGTCATTGATCCTGTATGCCGAGCACGAATTCAATGCCTCGACCTTCAATGCCCGGGTCTGCGCCTCGACGCTGTCGGATATGCACTCTTGCGTGACCGGCGCTATCGGCACCCTGAGAGGTCCGCTACATGGCGGTGCCAACGAAGCGGCGATGGCGATGATCGAGGGCTGGCAGAGCCCGGAAGAGGCCGAGCGCGAGGTCATGGGCATGCTGGCGCGTAAGGACAAGATCATGGGCTTTGGCCATGCCATCTACCGTGACTCCGACCCGCGCAATGCCCTGATCAAGCAGTGGTCCAAGAAGCTCGCCGAGGATGTCGGTGACAGCGTCCTCTATCCGGTGTCCGAGCGTGTCGAGTCGGTGATGTGGCGCGAGAAGAAGCTGTTCTGCAACGCCGACTTCTTCCATGCCAGCGCTTATCATTTCATGGGCATCCCGACCAAGCTATTCACCCCGATCTTCGTCTGCTCACGGGTTACCGGCTGGTGCGCCCACGTTTTCGAGCAGCGCGACAACAATCGCATCATCCGCCCCAGTGCTGATTACAGTGGCCCTGAGCCTCAGGCATGGGTGCCCGTCGAGCAGCGTGACTGA
- the prpB gene encoding methylisocitrate lyase, giving the protein MTTLTPGARFRAALEAQQPLPILGTINAYTALMAQRVGHQAIYLSGGGVANASFGLPDLGMTTMNDVVEDARRITAATDLPLLVDIDTGWGGAFNIERTVKEMQRAGVAAVHLEDQVAQKRCGHRPNKAIVSREEMVDRIKAAADARLDPDFYLIARTDAFQKEGLEAAIDRANACVEAGADAIFAEAVHSLDDYRAFCDRVKAPILANITEFGATPLFSQQELAEVGCRMVLYPLSAFRAMNAAALKVYQSIADNGHQRDVVDIMQTRDELYDFLDYHSFEQKLDALFTDKRQD; this is encoded by the coding sequence ATGACCACCCTCACTCCCGGTGCACGCTTTCGTGCCGCCCTCGAGGCCCAACAGCCCCTGCCGATCCTGGGCACCATCAACGCCTACACTGCGCTGATGGCTCAGCGGGTCGGCCATCAGGCCATCTACCTGTCCGGTGGTGGGGTGGCTAACGCCTCCTTCGGTCTGCCCGATCTTGGCATGACCACCATGAACGACGTGGTCGAGGACGCGCGGCGGATCACCGCTGCCACTGATCTGCCGCTGCTGGTGGATATCGATACCGGCTGGGGGGGCGCCTTCAACATCGAGCGCACCGTCAAGGAGATGCAGCGCGCCGGGGTGGCGGCCGTGCATCTTGAAGATCAGGTGGCACAGAAGCGCTGCGGCCATCGGCCCAACAAGGCCATCGTGTCCAGGGAAGAGATGGTCGACCGCATCAAGGCCGCCGCCGACGCCCGCCTGGATCCAGACTTCTACCTGATTGCGCGTACCGATGCCTTCCAGAAGGAAGGACTCGAGGCAGCCATCGACCGGGCCAATGCCTGCGTCGAGGCCGGCGCCGATGCGATCTTCGCCGAGGCGGTGCACAGTCTCGATGACTATCGGGCCTTCTGCGACAGGGTGAAGGCGCCGATCCTTGCCAACATCACCGAGTTCGGTGCCACGCCACTGTTCAGCCAGCAGGAGCTCGCCGAGGTCGGCTGCCGCATGGTGCTGTATCCGCTGTCGGCATTCCGCGCCATGAATGCCGCGGCGCTCAAGGTTTATCAGAGCATCGCCGACAACGGGCATCAGCGTGACGTGGTCGACATCATGCAGACCCGCGACGAACTCTACGATTTTCTCGACTATCACAGCTTCGAGCAGAAGTTGGATGCGCTCTTCACAGACAAGCGTCAGGACTGA
- a CDS encoding phosphoadenosine phosphosulfate reductase family protein, protein MDFDIDAINRDLGQDPEALTRWALTLGKHAICTTNFRPFEAVILHMVTQVQPDIPVVWMDSGYNTDATYRFADDVIKRLNLNLVSYLPKRTRAHREALEGATPTIDDPRHTAFTEEVKLEPFTRALREMAPQVWLTALRAEDTPERAKMQPVSINDDGLIKVAPVLHWSAKDMYEYLVKHDLPNNFDYFDPTKVEDKRECGLHLQH, encoded by the coding sequence ATGGACTTTGACATCGACGCCATCAATCGCGACCTCGGCCAGGACCCCGAAGCCCTGACGCGCTGGGCGCTGACCCTTGGCAAGCATGCCATCTGCACCACCAACTTCCGCCCCTTTGAAGCGGTGATCCTGCACATGGTTACCCAGGTTCAGCCGGACATCCCGGTGGTGTGGATGGACTCGGGCTACAATACCGATGCCACCTATCGCTTCGCCGACGACGTCATCAAGCGGCTCAACCTGAACCTGGTGAGCTACCTGCCCAAGCGCACCCGGGCTCACCGCGAGGCGCTGGAAGGCGCCACGCCGACCATCGACGACCCGCGACATACCGCCTTCACCGAGGAGGTCAAGCTGGAACCCTTCACCCGTGCCCTGCGCGAAATGGCCCCCCAGGTCTGGCTGACCGCCCTGCGCGCCGAGGACACCCCAGAGCGGGCCAAGATGCAGCCGGTGTCGATCAACGACGACGGCCTGATCAAGGTCGCACCGGTACTGCACTGGAGCGCCAAGGACATGTACGAGTACCTGGTCAAGCACGACCTGCCCAACAACTTCGACTACTTCGACCCCACCAAGGTGGAAGACAAGCGCGAGTGCGGCCTGCATCTGCAGCATTGA
- the acnD gene encoding Fe/S-dependent 2-methylisocitrate dehydratase AcnD produces MNTDYRKPLPGTSLEYFDTRAAVEDIKPGAYDTLPYTSRVLAEQLVRRCEPAVLTDSLKQLIERRRDLDFPWYPARVVCHDILGQTALVDLAGLRDAIAEKGGDPAKVNPVVPTQLIVDHSLAVEHAGFEKDAFAQNRAIEDRRNDDRFHFINWTKTAFENVDVIPPGNGIMHQINLEKMSPVVQKRDGVAFPDTCVGTDSHTPMVDALGVISVGVGGLEAESVMLGRASMMRLPDIVGVKLTGKLQPGITSTDMVLALTEFLRQERVVGAYLEFFGEGAEALTVGDRATISNMTPEYGATAAMFYIDDQTIDYLKLTGRDDDQVALVERYAKEAGLWGDSLKAAEYERMLTFDLSSVTRTLAGPSNPHAHLPTSELAKRGIAVDLDKAQAEEKAGKIPDGAVIIAAITSCTNTSNPRNMVAAGLIARNANKLGLTRKPWVKSSLAPGSKTVKMYLEEANLLPELEDLGFGVVAFACTTCNGMSGALDPKIQQEIVERDLYSTAVLSGNRNFDGRIHPYAKQAFLASPPLVVAYAIAGTIRFDIEKDVLGYDHNGNPVTLKDIWPADEEIDSIVKQSVKPEQFRATYIPMFDVDKGARAQVNPLYEWRPQSTYIRRPPYWEGGMVGEKTLKGMRPLAVLPDNITTDHLSPSNAIMLDSAAGEYLAKMGLPEEDFNSYATHRGDHLTAQRATFANPKLYNEMVRDESGKVRQGSLARIEPEGKVTRMWEAIETYMERKQPLIIVAGADYGQGSSRDWAAKGVALAGVEAIVAEGFERIHRTNLIGMGVMPLQFEEGTTRHTLKLDGTETYDVEGTPSPQATLELKIHRQSGEIDRVPVTCRLDTAEEVSIYSAGGVLQRFAQDFLETAEADNV; encoded by the coding sequence ATGAACACTGACTACCGCAAACCCTTACCCGGCACGTCGCTTGAGTATTTTGATACCCGTGCGGCCGTCGAGGACATTAAGCCCGGGGCCTACGACACGCTTCCCTATACCTCGCGCGTGCTGGCCGAACAGTTGGTGCGCCGCTGCGAGCCGGCCGTGTTGACCGATTCGCTCAAGCAGCTGATCGAACGTCGGCGTGATCTGGACTTCCCCTGGTACCCGGCCCGCGTGGTGTGTCACGACATCCTCGGCCAGACGGCCCTGGTCGATCTGGCTGGCCTGCGCGATGCCATCGCCGAGAAGGGCGGGGACCCGGCCAAGGTCAACCCGGTAGTGCCGACCCAGTTGATCGTCGATCATTCGCTGGCCGTCGAGCATGCCGGATTCGAGAAGGATGCCTTCGCGCAGAATCGCGCCATCGAGGACCGTCGCAACGACGACCGCTTCCACTTCATCAATTGGACCAAGACCGCGTTCGAGAACGTCGATGTCATCCCCCCCGGCAACGGCATCATGCACCAGATCAATCTGGAGAAGATGTCTCCGGTGGTGCAGAAGCGCGATGGCGTGGCGTTCCCGGATACCTGCGTGGGCACCGACAGCCACACGCCGATGGTCGACGCGCTGGGGGTGATCTCCGTCGGCGTGGGCGGCCTCGAGGCCGAGAGCGTGATGCTGGGTCGCGCCTCCATGATGCGCCTGCCGGACATCGTCGGCGTGAAGCTTACTGGCAAGCTGCAGCCCGGGATTACCAGTACGGACATGGTGCTGGCGCTAACCGAGTTCCTGCGCCAGGAGCGCGTGGTGGGGGCCTACCTGGAGTTCTTCGGTGAGGGGGCCGAGGCGCTGACCGTAGGCGATCGGGCCACCATCTCCAACATGACGCCAGAGTATGGGGCCACGGCGGCGATGTTCTACATCGACGATCAGACTATCGACTATCTGAAACTCACCGGTCGCGACGATGATCAGGTGGCGCTGGTCGAACGGTATGCGAAGGAAGCGGGCTTATGGGGCGACAGCCTCAAGGCTGCCGAATATGAGCGCATGCTGACCTTCGATCTGTCTTCGGTTACTCGGACCCTGGCGGGCCCGTCCAACCCCCATGCCCATCTGCCGACCTCTGAACTCGCCAAGCGCGGTATCGCCGTTGACCTGGACAAGGCGCAGGCGGAGGAGAAAGCGGGCAAGATACCCGATGGCGCAGTGATCATCGCCGCCATCACCAGCTGCACGAATACCAGTAATCCGCGCAACATGGTGGCCGCGGGTCTGATCGCCCGCAATGCCAACAAGCTGGGCCTGACCCGCAAACCCTGGGTGAAGAGCTCCCTGGCGCCGGGCTCCAAGACGGTGAAGATGTATCTGGAGGAGGCCAACCTGCTGCCCGAGCTCGAAGATCTTGGCTTCGGTGTGGTGGCCTTCGCCTGCACCACCTGCAACGGCATGTCCGGCGCCCTGGACCCGAAGATCCAGCAGGAGATCGTCGAGCGGGACCTTTATTCCACGGCGGTGCTGTCCGGTAACCGCAACTTCGATGGCCGCATCCACCCTTATGCCAAGCAGGCCTTCCTCGCCTCGCCGCCGCTGGTGGTGGCCTACGCCATCGCGGGGACCATCCGCTTCGACATCGAGAAGGATGTCCTGGGCTACGATCACAACGGCAACCCGGTCACCCTGAAGGATATCTGGCCCGCGGACGAGGAGATCGATTCCATCGTCAAGCAGAGCGTCAAGCCGGAGCAGTTTCGGGCGACCTATATCCCGATGTTCGATGTGGACAAGGGCGCTCGTGCCCAGGTCAATCCGCTCTACGAATGGCGTCCCCAGAGCACCTATATCCGTCGCCCGCCCTATTGGGAAGGTGGCATGGTTGGCGAGAAAACCCTCAAGGGCATGCGGCCGTTGGCGGTGTTGCCGGACAACATCACCACCGATCATCTGTCACCGTCCAACGCCATCATGCTGGACAGTGCGGCGGGCGAGTACCTGGCGAAGATGGGTTTGCCGGAGGAGGACTTCAACTCCTACGCCACCCACCGCGGCGATCACTTGACCGCACAGCGGGCCACCTTTGCCAATCCCAAGCTCTACAACGAGATGGTGCGCGACGAGAGCGGCAAGGTGCGGCAGGGCTCGCTGGCGCGCATCGAGCCGGAGGGCAAGGTCACGCGCATGTGGGAGGCCATCGAGACCTACATGGAGCGCAAGCAGCCGTTGATCATCGTCGCCGGCGCCGACTACGGCCAGGGCTCGTCGCGTGACTGGGCGGCCAAGGGCGTGGCGCTCGCCGGGGTCGAGGCCATCGTCGCCGAGGGCTTCGAGCGCATCCACCGCACTAACCTGATCGGCATGGGCGTGATGCCCCTGCAGTTCGAGGAGGGCACCACACGCCACACCCTCAAGCTCGACGGCACCGAGACCTATGACGTCGAGGGCACGCCGTCACCGCAAGCCACGCTCGAGCTCAAGATCCACCGCCAGAGCGGCGAGATCGACAGGGTGCCGGTGACCTGTCGCCTGGATACCGCCGAGGAGGTCTCCATCTACTCAGCTGGCGGCGTGCTGCAGCGCTTCGCTCAGGACTTCCTGGAAACCGCGGAGGCAGACAACGTATGA